In Drosophila bipectinata strain 14024-0381.07 chromosome 2R, DbipHiC1v2, whole genome shotgun sequence, one genomic interval encodes:
- the mim gene encoding mucin-2 isoform X7 has product MDLSLERDSSALGSLFQQIINDMKNTSPLWEDFVAKAGKLHTCLRAAIQAIAAYLDAFQKIADAATNSRGASKEIGTALTRVCLRHKAVETRLKTFTTAIMDCLVQPLQERIEDWKRTVATIDKDHAKEYKRCRSELKKRSSDTLRLQKKARKGQTDGLQSLMDSHMQDVTLRRAELEEVEKKSLRAAMVEERLRYCSFVHMLQPVVHEECEVMSELGHLQEAMQSIALVTKDPSVLPQASEELIHDAKASINLYPESPGGGSGSQGGGCSNSLGSRKSSVCSISSINSSGSSNSPGHHHYPRSLSQFVTPAIRLKPGESSDSGFCSSPALTTQTSNATNQTANVSTWPPHTQDAVDSLPPTADRPHTISTAYEKGHQRPPLTVYTFQNPETIPESTTGLNNGQPPANGQPSSGQTTPATQKSPAASLSRPPLPVRCSSLERPLSAQSNHRQGSGSNLLQRQCPSPIPAHITKELSAAHHAQQQQHQQLQQQQQPQPTPPTYVNMSELANMAAMKLTNHQNQNQNQQQPPPLKQQSSIDSISSQHSNDSTGSHQLLQQQQQHQHMPQQPNHHSASATATRSHSISSTASSLHSHPSIDSTVACGSLVGQHNHSTSTNTNTTTTSPSSGCSTPQNHYSPLLTNSPTSTAAGTPSGSSIGTGAGLGFVYQVSSPTPPSSEVLKITEQGTGSGQASVNTDGEEETDERSRASVLQKASMFEKAAAAAAVSPPAPAPVAAPTASVVGPAGGRRSEAEQQEMDKSFEDSIQALNNLIGELDSFQREIDEGKGKQMMMMTSNNNMSTMTTTSSSSSSTDNNNTPAGNTSTIEPCAISNQTHSSGCGTDISDTTSDELGGDESAEARRRDRDRDRDRDLLGASDSELSRCYVSETSSLTGGMTAGGYENPTFAHFVAASAGREEAGPGDSVSLASDSLCLGQTRHAYVDTCSDNGSGVVVIYDHQIPITPDIEFVKQNSEIVLLRTKDPQPQALQLHEMRELQQLPTNLAGTPDSSPDGQAPPQPSTATVAPAKQRLSSFRATSEQQLQLLGRGSPQRGKTATTEQAQDQHPPPPPPQQQPVDPVKRQLPPKPTSLSLFSGPAPSLAPGDKPLVPRKSDFKADLDAKIRRQKQKVQQQLQQQSPPQQQAPSSATQPQQQQHSPPPPPPQLQSPPNRNCNVTNKPAANVTASASASGSKLNQIHRNPSQNQTAASSNHPNKQYKTPPAACPAYSSSSTSLPSLPLSVSTTSSSANSPPSMLPASARPVHTPPHVHSNANANATANAPANPQSPASAHANVKPCITPRPASLSGGAGGGGGSTRIARRSSINQAKPPPPVRRSSSVTPSPNASVGLKQPQQPEHLHLHHHHQQLSSSSEHLPPPPAFLLDSMPQSPPPAAMPSSALKVSETVRALAALRHQPASPVALRRMQQQQQHQQQQQQQQQQPFLQPMHPSPSNDDLSYEVYYDSYLDLHAYAPSQQQQYHQQQQQHQQHLMYLQQQQQAPQPPVYQAPPPVDATFRTSSPAAGGGGGIYAQPKLVNSMSSFRTSSPSPNGHAHPLPPTQPKANPNLIAQLNARLNSKQQHQPQHQQHEGIYGNQHQQQQQQPGGDSIYMRGGLSMSQTPQQQHFDAAAQMSNMRQVHPHQHQPQQQHYTCPPPLEDPPPPPIYSAGSSATMPKKMARPHAGHAPHASAYAAASATATLPKNIMQQQQQQRLLQQQQAQQQQHQQQQYQQPTGMGNGNGHGHVSHRPQLPLPQQKMRAAQQQQQHLAEQQQQHQPPIPSRHSSVQQKIFVSTNPFIQTTAVKFHSPSASPICGSPGSGSGSMASIYATTARGSHQQHQQQQQQQQHYYRDAAGGNSNGGAGYYNHNAHGHAHAHSNAHAHAHANAHAHAQAHHANYATSTNIEKTGSIRAKTKAEFLENLNAKLAKQGMSGRAFAVRNLINSKALMYQNPQSLSRPSAQYRRPPTYPNTSNTINTINTCDDDQC; this is encoded by the exons AACACCTCACCATTGTGGGAGGATTTTGTGGCCAAGGCGGGTAAACTCCATACATGCCTGAG GGCCGCCATCCAGGCAATCGCCGCCTATTTGGATGCCTTCCAAAAGATAGCAGATGCGGCGACCAATTCAAGAG GCGCTTCAAAGGAGATCGGCACCGCCCTGACCCGAGTCTGCCTGCGCCACAAGGCGGTGGAGACGCGCCTAAAGACCTTCACCACGGCCATCATGGATTGCCTGGTGCAGCCGCTGCAGGAGAGGATCGAGGACTGGAAGCGGACAGTGGCCACCATCGACAAGGACCATGCCAAAGAGTACAAGCGGTGCCGGAGCGAGCTGAAGAAGCGCTCCAGCGACACGCTGCGCCTCCAGAAGAAGGCCAGGAAGGGCCAGACGGACGGCCTCCAGTCCCTGATGGACTCGCACATGCAGGACGTTACACTCCGGCGGGCCGAGCTGGAGGAGGTGGAGAAGAAGTCCCTGAGGGCGGCCATGGTGGAGGAGAGGCTGCGATATTGCAGCTTCGTTCACATGCTCCAGCCGGTGGTGCACGAGGAGTGCGAGGTCATGTCCGAACTGGGTCACCTCCAG GAGGCGATGCAGTCAATAGCTCTGGTCACCAAGGACCCCAGTGTCCTGCCCCAGGCCTCCGAGGAGCTCATCCACGATGCCAAGGCCAGCATTAACCTGTACCCCGAGTCCCCGGGTGGCGGTTCGGGCTCCCAGGGCGGTGGCTGCTCCAATTCGCTGGGTTCCCGTAAGAGCTCCGTCTGCTccatcagcagcatcaacaGTAGCGGGTCCAGCAATTCGCCGGGCCACCACCACTATCCGCGTTCCCTGTCGCAG tttgtaaCGCCCGCCATTCGCTTGAAACCTGGTGAATCCAGTGATAGTGGCTTTTGCTCATCGCCAGCGCTAACAACACag ACATCGAATGCCACCAACCAGACGGCGAACGTGTCCACCTGGCCGCCGCACACCCAGGACGCTGTGGACAGCCTGCCGCCCACCGCCGACCGGCCGCACACCATTTCGACGGCCTACGAGAAGGGTCACCAGCGCCCGCCGCTGACCGTCTATACGTTCCAGAACCCGGAGACCATACCCGAGTCCACCACTGGCCTCAACAATGGACAGCCGCCAGCCAATGGACAGCCATCCTCGGGCCAGACCACTCCGGCTACCCAGAAGTCTCCGGCTGCCTCCCTCAGCCGGCCACCGCTGCCAGTT CGCTGCTCGTCGTTGGAGCGCCCGCTATCGGCCCAGAGCAACCATCGCCAGGGAAGCGGAAGCAACCTGCTGCAACGGCAGTGCCCCTCACCGATTCCAGCTCATATCACGAAAG AGCTGTCCGCCGCGCATCatgcccagcagcagcagcaccaacagctccagcaacagcagcagccacagccgACACCGCCCACCTACGTCAACATGTCCGAGTTGGCCAACATGGCGGCCATGAAACTGACCAACCACCAGaatcagaaccagaaccagcagcagccgccTCCTTTGAAGCAACAGAGCTCCATCGACTCGATCAGCTCCCAGCATTCCAATGACTCCACCGGTTCGCATCAACTgctccaacagcagcagcagcaccagcacatGCCACAGCAGCCAAACCATCACTCCGCCTCTGCCACAGCCACTCGCTCCCATTCCATATCCTCGACGGCCTCGTCGCTGCACTCGCATCCGTCCATTGACTCGACGGTAGCTTGCGGCTCCCTGGTGGGCCAGCACAACCACAGCACCAGCACCAACACGAACACGACCACCACCTCGCCGTCCAGTGGCTGCTCCACGCCCCAGAACCACTACTCGCCCTTGCTAACCAACTCCCCCACGTCCACTGCCGCAGGTACACCCAGTGGCAGCAGCATCGGCACGGGAGCCGGCCTGGGATTCGTCTATCAGGTCAGCTCCCCCACTCCGCCCTCCAGCGAGGTGCTGAAGATCACCGAGCAGGGTACCGGGTCTGGCCAGGCCTCTGTAAACACCGATGGGGAGGAGGAGACTGACGAGCGATCGCGGGCCTCCGTCCTGCAGAAGGCATCGATGTTTGAGAAGGCGGCAGCTGCGGCTGCCGTGTCGCCACCAGCTCCGGCACCAGTCGCCGCACCAACAGCATCAGTTGTTGGCCCGGCCGGAGGACGTCGCTCCGAGGCGGAGCAGCAGGAAATGG ACAAGTCTTTCGAAGATTCAATCCAAGcactaaataatttaattggcgAACTAGACTCGTTCCAACGCGAGATCGATGAGGGCAAGGGCAAgcagatgatgatgatgaccagcaacaacaatatgtCCACCATGACGACGACGAGCAgttccagcagcagcaccgacaacaacaacaccccCGCCGGCAACACCAGCACCATCGAGCCGTGTGCCATCAGCAATCAGACGCACTCGAGCGGCTGCGGCACGGACATCTCGGACACCACCTCCGACGAGCTGGGCGGCGACGAGAGTGCGGAGGCGCGGCGACGGGACAGGGATCGTGACCGGGACCGGGACCTGCTGGGAGCCAGCGATTCGGAGCTGAGTCGTTGCTATGTGAGCGAGACGAGTTCGCTGACCGGCGGGATGACGGCCGGCGGCTACGAGAATCCCACGTTTGCGCACTTTGTGGCGGCCAGTGCCGGTCGAGAGGAGGCAGGTCCGGGCGACAGTGTCTCCCTGGCGTCGGACAGCCTGTGCCTGGGGCAGACGCGCCACGCCTACGTGGACACCTGCAGCGACAACGGCAGTGGTGTGGTGGTCATCTACGACCACCAGATTCCCATTACGCCGGACATCGAGTTTGTGAAGCAGAACTCGGAGATAGTGCTGCTGCGCACCAAGGATCCCCAGCCGCAGGCGCTGCAGCTGCACGAGATGCGCGAGTTGCAGCAGCTGCCGACGAACCTGGCTGGGACGCCGGACTCCTCGCCGGACGGTCAGGCGCCGCCGCAGCCGTCCACAGCAACCGTGGCGCCCGCCAAGCAGCGACTCTCCTCCTTCCGCGCCACCAGcgagcagcagctgcagctcctTGGACGCGGCAGCCCCCAAAGAGGTAAAACAGCCACCACTGAGCAGGCACAGGACCAgcacccaccaccaccaccaccccagCAGCAGCCAGTAGATCCTGTCAAGCGCCAGCTGCCGCCCAAGCCGACCAGCCTGAGCCTTTTCAGTGGCCCAGCGCCCAGCCTGGCGCCTGGCGACAAGCCCCTGGTGCCTCGAAAGTCAGACTTTAAGGCCGACCTTGATGCCAAGATCCGCAGACAGAAGCAGAAAGTCCAACAGCAATTGCAGCAGCAATCGCCGCCTCAGCAGCAAGCTCCTTCCTCCGCCACACaaccgcaacaacaacaacactcaccaccgccaccaccaccacaactaCAGTCGCCCCCAAACCGAAACTGTAATGTCACTAATAAGCCAGCCGCCAATGTTACTGCATCCGCATCTGCATCTGGGTCGAAACTGAACCAAATTCATAGAAATCCAAGCCAAAATCAGACAGCTGCATCATCCAATCATCCAAATAAGCAATATAAGACGCCCCCCGCCGCCTGCCCGGCATACTCATCTTCATCGACATCGCTACCATCATTGCCATTATCAGTCAGCACCACCTCATCATCAGCCAACTCTCCGCCATCGATGTTGCCCGCCAGTGCCCGACCAGTCCATACGCCACCACATGTACACTCCAATGCCAATGCCAATGCCACTGCCAATGCCCCAGCCAATCCTCAAAGCCCGGCTAGTGCCCATGCCAATGTCAAGCCGTGCATTACGCCCAGGCCGGCTTCGTTGTCGG gaggagcaggaggtgGCGGTGGATCCACGCGCATCGCCCGCCGTTCGTCCATCAACCAGGCCAAGCCACCGCCGCCAGTCAGACGCAGCTCATCGGTGACCCCCAGTCCCAATGCCTCGGTTGGG CTGAAGCAACCGCAGCAGCCAGAGCACCTGCAcctgcaccaccaccatcagcAGCTAAGCAGCTCCAGCGAGCACTTGCCACCGCCGCCAGCTTTCCTGCTGGACTCCATGCCGCAAAGCCCGCCACCAGCTGCCATGCCCAGCTCGGCGCTGAAGGTTTCAGAGACGGTGCGAGCCCTGGCGGCCCTGCGCCATCAGCCGGCCTCTCCGGTGGCTTTGAGACgcatgcagcagcagcagcaacatcagcaacaacagcagcagcagcaacaacagcctTTCTTACAG CCCATGCACCCATCCCCCTCGAACGACGATCTAAGCTACGAAGTCTACTACGACTCCTACCTGGATCTGCACGCCTATGCTCCCtcccagcaacagcagtatcaccagcagcagcagcagcatcagcaacacCTCATGTatctgcaacagcaacagcaggcaCCACAGCCGCCTGTGTACCAAGCTCCGCCGCCCGTCGATGCC ACGTTCCGCACCTCATCACCTGCCGCTGGCGGAGGAGGTGGCATTTACGCCCAGCCCAAGCTGGTCAACAGCATGTCCAGCTTCCGCACCAGTAGTCCCAGTCCCAACGGACACGCTCACCCACTGCCACCGACCCAGCCGAAGGCGAACCCGAATCTGATAGCACAGCTCAATGCACGACTCAACAGCAAGCAACAGCACCAGccccagcaccagcaacaCGAGGGAATCTACGGCAaccagcatcagcagcagcaacagcaacctgGAGGCGATTCGATTTATATGCGAGGAGGTTTGTCCATGTCGCAAACGCCTCAGCAGCAACACTTTGACG CAGCTGCCCAAATGTCGAACATGCGACAAGTCCATCCCCACCAGCAtcagccacagcagcagcactacACATGCCCGCCTCCGTTGGAGGATCCTCCGCCGCCGCCCATTTACTCCGCCGGCTCTTCGGCCACGATGCCCAAGAAGATGGCCCGCCCCCATGCCGGCCATGCGCCGCATGCGAGCGCCTATGCAGCTGCCTCGGCCACGGCCACGCTGCCCAAGAACAtaatgcaacagcagcaacagcaacgtctgctgcagcaacaacaggcgcagcagcagcagcatcagcagcagcaataccAACAGCCAACAGGCATGGGCAATGGGAATGGTCACGGGCATGTAAGTCACCGTCCGCAGTTGCCGCTGCCCCAGCAGAAGATGCGGGctgcccagcagcagcagcaacacttggcggagcagcaacagcagcaccagccGCCCATTCCGTCGCGCCATTCAAGTGTCCAGCAAAAGATATTCGTTTCGACGAATCCATTTATACAAACAACGGCAGTCAAGTTTCACTCGCCATCCGCCTCGCCAATTTGCGGCTCACCGGGATCTGGATCTGGGTCCATGGCCAGCATTTATGCCACAACAGCACGAGGCAGTcaccagcaacatcagcagcagcagcagcaacaacagcattACTATCGCGATGCTGCTGGGGGCAATAGCAATGGCGGTGCTGGATACTACAACCACAATGCCCATGGGCATGCCCACGCCCACTCGAAcgcccatgcccatgcccatgccaatgcccatgcccatgcccagGCACATCATGCAA ACTATGCCACAAGCACAAATATCGAAAAGACTGGCAGCATTCGGGCCAAGACCAAGGCCGAATTCCTCGAGAATCTCAACGCGAAACTGGCCAAGCAGGGAATGTCTGGACGAGCATTCGCCGTGCGCAATCTCATCAACAGCAAGGCCCTG ATGTACCAAAATCCGCAATCTTTATCGCGACCCAGTGCGCAGTATCGTAGACCACCCACCTATCCCAACACCAGCAATACCATCAACACCATCAACACCTGCGATGACGACCAGTGCTAA